A single Deinococcus sp. Leaf326 DNA region contains:
- a CDS encoding SDR family NAD(P)-dependent oxidoreductase, whose protein sequence is MQTMILGATGGIGAATARAFAAQGDDLILSGRDEGKLGMLAAELGAAARVADLGFESHVRALLEAAPPLDTLVYAAGAAWPHPLAEANPAQVRQVWNANYFGALWVLKHGLSRLAPGGRVYLIGARPELVTARGFSQYAASKAALARAAEIARLETRGLALTLVLPPAVDTALWAQVGRAPRGALSPDVVAQAIVADRAGPAQAELRVE, encoded by the coding sequence ATGCAGACCATGATTCTGGGCGCGACGGGCGGCATCGGGGCGGCGACGGCGAGGGCCTTCGCGGCGCAGGGGGACGACCTGATCCTCTCGGGGCGTGACGAGGGCAAGCTGGGTATGCTGGCAGCCGAACTCGGCGCGGCGGCCCGCGTCGCCGACCTGGGGTTCGAGAGCCATGTGCGCGCGCTGCTGGAGGCCGCGCCTCCGCTGGACACCCTGGTCTACGCCGCCGGCGCCGCGTGGCCGCATCCGCTCGCGGAGGCCAACCCCGCGCAGGTGCGTCAGGTCTGGAACGCGAACTATTTCGGGGCGCTGTGGGTGCTCAAGCACGGGCTGAGCCGCCTGGCCCCCGGCGGCCGGGTGTACCTGATCGGCGCGCGCCCCGAACTCGTCACGGCGCGCGGGTTTTCGCAGTACGCCGCCAGCAAGGCCGCTCTGGCCCGCGCGGCCGAGATTGCCCGGCTGGAGACGCGCGGCCTCGCCCTGACGCTGGTGCTGCCCCCCGCCGTGGACACGGCCCTGTGGGCCCAGGTCGGCCGCGCCCCACGCGGCGCCCTGTCGCCGGACGTTGTGGCGCAGGCCATCGTGGCCGACCGCGCCGGTCCGGCCCAGGCTGAGCTGCGGGTGGAGTAG
- a CDS encoding 2'-5' RNA ligase family protein — protein sequence MSPSYLLAVLPPPALAARIAAFREGHALRDAAATPHITVKARSGLSPDLDWAATARAAVAGHAPVQVQVGGPAVFRNGTALYLSVHSADAVALHLALLSALRPAQRFGYEGAHMTPHLSVALARRGTDLSALLDAARVAFADLTAAPLAFTAHEVALLRKSGPGGVYLPLEHWPLGESGAT from the coding sequence GTGAGCCCCTCGTACCTCCTGGCGGTGCTGCCGCCTCCGGCCCTCGCCGCGCGCATCGCCGCCTTCCGGGAGGGGCACGCCCTGCGCGACGCGGCGGCCACGCCCCACATCACCGTCAAGGCGCGCAGCGGCCTCTCACCCGATCTGGACTGGGCTGCCACCGCGCGGGCGGCGGTCGCCGGGCACGCCCCGGTCCAGGTGCAGGTCGGGGGGCCAGCGGTCTTCCGCAACGGCACGGCCCTGTACCTGAGCGTGCACAGCGCGGACGCGGTCGCCCTGCACCTCGCGCTGCTCTCTGCCCTGCGCCCGGCCCAGCGCTTCGGCTACGAGGGAGCGCATATGACGCCCCACCTCTCGGTCGCGCTCGCCCGGCGCGGCACCGATCTGTCGGCGCTGCTGGACGCGGCCCGCGTCGCCTTCGCCGACCTGACGGCGGCCCCCCTGGCCTTCACCGCCCACGAGGTCGCCCTGCTGCGCAAGTCGGGACCGGGCGGGGTATACCTGCCGCTCGAGCACTGGCCGCTGGGGGAGAGCGGGGCGACGTAG
- a CDS encoding 5-formyltetrahydrofolate cyclo-ligase has translation MTLSPTPAPDAPKTEWRSWARATRGALPDRSAEVTAHLRGLLHAQGARRVLAYRALPGEPDVSGLAEDFTLLAPRARFRPTPRLTLHAWDTATEPSRFGALQPPVNAPEEALATVDAVLLPALAYDRRGVRLGYGGGFYDRLLPDFGGLVVGVTWAPLVVPELPSEAHDSRAGWLATEEGVARVRP, from the coding sequence ATGACCCTCTCCCCTACCCCTGCGCCGGACGCCCCCAAGACCGAGTGGCGAAGCTGGGCACGGGCCACGCGCGGCGCCCTGCCTGACCGCTCGGCCGAGGTGACGGCCCACCTGCGCGGCCTCTTGCACGCCCAGGGCGCGCGGCGGGTGCTGGCCTACCGCGCGCTGCCGGGCGAGCCGGACGTGTCGGGGCTGGCCGAGGACTTCACGCTGCTTGCCCCACGCGCCCGGTTCCGGCCCACGCCGCGCCTGACCCTGCACGCCTGGGACACGGCCACCGAACCCAGCCGTTTCGGGGCGCTGCAACCGCCCGTGAACGCGCCCGAGGAAGCCCTGGCGACGGTGGACGCCGTGCTGCTGCCCGCCCTGGCCTACGACCGGCGCGGCGTGCGCCTGGGCTACGGCGGAGGTTTCTACGACCGCCTGCTGCCGGACTTCGGCGGGCTGGTGGTCGGGGTAACGTGGGCGCCGCTGGTCGTCCCGGAACTGCCGAGCGAGGCCCACGACAGCCGCGCCGGATGGTTGGCGACGGAGGAAGGCGTGGCGCGGGTCCGGCCCTGA